Proteins from a genomic interval of Zingiber officinale cultivar Zhangliang chromosome 2A, Zo_v1.1, whole genome shotgun sequence:
- the LOC122040887 gene encoding probable serine/threonine-protein kinase PBL7 isoform X2 yields MGSCFGCAGQPKTEVKDSFRPPSDFVGDKSRSSSSLKSRKGASVNEKQEMSSSGSGCIAAQTFTFQELATATKNFRADCLLGEGGFGRVYKGRLEISNQIVAIKQLNRNGMQGNREFLVEVLMLGLLHHPNLVNLIGYCAEGDQRLLVYEYMPLGSLEDHLHDLSPDKKWLDWNTRMKIAAGAAKGLEYLHDKANPPVIYRDFKCPNILLDEGYHPKLSDFGLAKLGPVGDDTHVSTRVMGTYGYCAPEYAMTGQLTLKSDIYSFGVVLLELITGRKAIDNSRTAAEHNLVAWARPLFKDRRKFAQVVDPVLQGQYPPRALFQALAVAAMCVQEQPAMRPLIADVVTALTYLASQTYNPESQLNQNASRISAPGTPPRTRKASEKKVGGY; encoded by the exons ATGGGAAGCTGCTTCGGCTGCGCCGGACAGCCAAAGACGGAGGTCAAGGACTCGTTCAGGCCTCCCTCGG ACTTTGTAGGAGACAAGTCCAGGTCCAGTTCATCCTTGAAATCAAGGAAAGGGGCCTCAGTTAATGAAAAGCAAGAGATGTCAAGTAGTGGATCAGGGTGCATTGCTGCTCAGACATTTACATTCCAGGAGCTGGCTACAGCAACAAAGAACTTTAGGGCTGATTGCCTTTTAGGCGAGGGAGGATTCGGTCGAGTTTATAAGGGCAGGTTGGAAATTAGCAATCAG ATTGTGGCAATAAAGCAACTTAATCGTAATGGCATGCAAGGAAACAGGGAATTTCTTGTTGAAGTTCTTATGTTGGGCCTACTCCATCACCCAAACCTTGTTAATCTGATTGGTTATTGTGCCGAAGGAGATCAAAGGCTTTTGGTCTATGAGTATATGCCTTTGGGATCCCTGGAAGATCATCTTCATG ACCTATCTCCAGATAAGAAGTGGCTTGATTGGAATACGCGAATGAAAATAGCAGCTGGTGCAGCAAAAGGATTAGAGTATTTACATGACAAAGCCAACCCTCCCGTTATATATCGTGATTTCAAATGCCCCAACATTTTACTTGATGAGGGTTATCATCCCAAGTTGTCAGATTTTGGCTTGGCAAAACTTGGTCCTGTTGGTGATGACACTCATGTATCAACTAGGGTGATGGGTACATATGGATATTGTGCACCTGAATATGCAATGACAGGGCAGCTGACACTAAAATCAGACATTTATAGCTTCGGAGTTGTTCTTTTAGAGCTTATTACTGGAAGAAAGGCCATTGACAATTCCAGAACTGCTGCAGAGCACAATCTTGTTGCATGG GCAAGACCATTGTTCAAAGACAGGAGAAAATTCGCACAGGTAGTCGATCCAGTGCTTCAAGGTCAGTATCCTCCAAGGGCTTTATTTCAGGCACTTGCTGTTGCTGCAATGTGTGTACAGGAGCAGCCTGCAATGCGGCCCCTCATAGCTGATGTTGTAACAGCTCTCACATACCTTGCTTCACAAACTTACAACCCTGAAAGCCAACTGAACCAGAATGCATCTCGTATATCTGCGCCCGGCACGCCTCCTCGAACAAGAAAAGCAAGCGAGAAGAAGGTAGGAGGATACTGA
- the LOC122040887 gene encoding probable serine/threonine-protein kinase PBL7 isoform X1, with protein MGSCFGCAGQPKTEVKDSFRPPSDFVGDKSRSSSSLKSRKGASVNEKQEMSSSGSGCIAAQTFTFQELATATKNFRADCLLGEGGFGRVYKGRLEISNQIVAIKQLNRNGMQGNREFLVEVLMLGLLHHPNLVNLIGYCAEGDQRLLVYEYMPLGSLEDHLHADLSPDKKWLDWNTRMKIAAGAAKGLEYLHDKANPPVIYRDFKCPNILLDEGYHPKLSDFGLAKLGPVGDDTHVSTRVMGTYGYCAPEYAMTGQLTLKSDIYSFGVVLLELITGRKAIDNSRTAAEHNLVAWARPLFKDRRKFAQVVDPVLQGQYPPRALFQALAVAAMCVQEQPAMRPLIADVVTALTYLASQTYNPESQLNQNASRISAPGTPPRTRKASEKKVGGY; from the exons ATGGGAAGCTGCTTCGGCTGCGCCGGACAGCCAAAGACGGAGGTCAAGGACTCGTTCAGGCCTCCCTCGG ACTTTGTAGGAGACAAGTCCAGGTCCAGTTCATCCTTGAAATCAAGGAAAGGGGCCTCAGTTAATGAAAAGCAAGAGATGTCAAGTAGTGGATCAGGGTGCATTGCTGCTCAGACATTTACATTCCAGGAGCTGGCTACAGCAACAAAGAACTTTAGGGCTGATTGCCTTTTAGGCGAGGGAGGATTCGGTCGAGTTTATAAGGGCAGGTTGGAAATTAGCAATCAG ATTGTGGCAATAAAGCAACTTAATCGTAATGGCATGCAAGGAAACAGGGAATTTCTTGTTGAAGTTCTTATGTTGGGCCTACTCCATCACCCAAACCTTGTTAATCTGATTGGTTATTGTGCCGAAGGAGATCAAAGGCTTTTGGTCTATGAGTATATGCCTTTGGGATCCCTGGAAGATCATCTTCATG CAGACCTATCTCCAGATAAGAAGTGGCTTGATTGGAATACGCGAATGAAAATAGCAGCTGGTGCAGCAAAAGGATTAGAGTATTTACATGACAAAGCCAACCCTCCCGTTATATATCGTGATTTCAAATGCCCCAACATTTTACTTGATGAGGGTTATCATCCCAAGTTGTCAGATTTTGGCTTGGCAAAACTTGGTCCTGTTGGTGATGACACTCATGTATCAACTAGGGTGATGGGTACATATGGATATTGTGCACCTGAATATGCAATGACAGGGCAGCTGACACTAAAATCAGACATTTATAGCTTCGGAGTTGTTCTTTTAGAGCTTATTACTGGAAGAAAGGCCATTGACAATTCCAGAACTGCTGCAGAGCACAATCTTGTTGCATGG GCAAGACCATTGTTCAAAGACAGGAGAAAATTCGCACAGGTAGTCGATCCAGTGCTTCAAGGTCAGTATCCTCCAAGGGCTTTATTTCAGGCACTTGCTGTTGCTGCAATGTGTGTACAGGAGCAGCCTGCAATGCGGCCCCTCATAGCTGATGTTGTAACAGCTCTCACATACCTTGCTTCACAAACTTACAACCCTGAAAGCCAACTGAACCAGAATGCATCTCGTATATCTGCGCCCGGCACGCCTCCTCGAACAAGAAAAGCAAGCGAGAAGAAGGTAGGAGGATACTGA
- the LOC122040887 gene encoding probable serine/threonine-protein kinase PBL7 isoform X4, which translates to MGSCFGCAGQPKTEVKDSFRPPSDFVGDKSRSSSSLKSRKGASVNEKQEMSSSGSGCIAAQTFTFQELATATKNFRADCLLGEGGFGRVYKGRLEISNQIVAIKQLNRNGMQGNREFLVEVLMLGLLHHPNLVNLIGYCAEGDQRLLVYEYMPLGSLEDHLHDKKWLDWNTRMKIAAGAAKGLEYLHDKANPPVIYRDFKCPNILLDEGYHPKLSDFGLAKLGPVGDDTHVSTRVMGTYGYCAPEYAMTGQLTLKSDIYSFGVVLLELITGRKAIDNSRTAAEHNLVAWARPLFKDRRKFAQVVDPVLQGQYPPRALFQALAVAAMCVQEQPAMRPLIADVVTALTYLASQTYNPESQLNQNASRISAPGTPPRTRKASEKKVGGY; encoded by the exons ATGGGAAGCTGCTTCGGCTGCGCCGGACAGCCAAAGACGGAGGTCAAGGACTCGTTCAGGCCTCCCTCGG ACTTTGTAGGAGACAAGTCCAGGTCCAGTTCATCCTTGAAATCAAGGAAAGGGGCCTCAGTTAATGAAAAGCAAGAGATGTCAAGTAGTGGATCAGGGTGCATTGCTGCTCAGACATTTACATTCCAGGAGCTGGCTACAGCAACAAAGAACTTTAGGGCTGATTGCCTTTTAGGCGAGGGAGGATTCGGTCGAGTTTATAAGGGCAGGTTGGAAATTAGCAATCAG ATTGTGGCAATAAAGCAACTTAATCGTAATGGCATGCAAGGAAACAGGGAATTTCTTGTTGAAGTTCTTATGTTGGGCCTACTCCATCACCCAAACCTTGTTAATCTGATTGGTTATTGTGCCGAAGGAGATCAAAGGCTTTTGGTCTATGAGTATATGCCTTTGGGATCCCTGGAAGATCATCTTCATG ATAAGAAGTGGCTTGATTGGAATACGCGAATGAAAATAGCAGCTGGTGCAGCAAAAGGATTAGAGTATTTACATGACAAAGCCAACCCTCCCGTTATATATCGTGATTTCAAATGCCCCAACATTTTACTTGATGAGGGTTATCATCCCAAGTTGTCAGATTTTGGCTTGGCAAAACTTGGTCCTGTTGGTGATGACACTCATGTATCAACTAGGGTGATGGGTACATATGGATATTGTGCACCTGAATATGCAATGACAGGGCAGCTGACACTAAAATCAGACATTTATAGCTTCGGAGTTGTTCTTTTAGAGCTTATTACTGGAAGAAAGGCCATTGACAATTCCAGAACTGCTGCAGAGCACAATCTTGTTGCATGG GCAAGACCATTGTTCAAAGACAGGAGAAAATTCGCACAGGTAGTCGATCCAGTGCTTCAAGGTCAGTATCCTCCAAGGGCTTTATTTCAGGCACTTGCTGTTGCTGCAATGTGTGTACAGGAGCAGCCTGCAATGCGGCCCCTCATAGCTGATGTTGTAACAGCTCTCACATACCTTGCTTCACAAACTTACAACCCTGAAAGCCAACTGAACCAGAATGCATCTCGTATATCTGCGCCCGGCACGCCTCCTCGAACAAGAAAAGCAAGCGAGAAGAAGGTAGGAGGATACTGA
- the LOC122040887 gene encoding probable serine/threonine-protein kinase PBL7 isoform X3 has translation MGSCFGCAGQPKTEVKDSFRPPSGDKSRSSSSLKSRKGASVNEKQEMSSSGSGCIAAQTFTFQELATATKNFRADCLLGEGGFGRVYKGRLEISNQIVAIKQLNRNGMQGNREFLVEVLMLGLLHHPNLVNLIGYCAEGDQRLLVYEYMPLGSLEDHLHADLSPDKKWLDWNTRMKIAAGAAKGLEYLHDKANPPVIYRDFKCPNILLDEGYHPKLSDFGLAKLGPVGDDTHVSTRVMGTYGYCAPEYAMTGQLTLKSDIYSFGVVLLELITGRKAIDNSRTAAEHNLVAWARPLFKDRRKFAQVVDPVLQGQYPPRALFQALAVAAMCVQEQPAMRPLIADVVTALTYLASQTYNPESQLNQNASRISAPGTPPRTRKASEKKVGGY, from the exons ATGGGAAGCTGCTTCGGCTGCGCCGGACAGCCAAAGACGGAGGTCAAGGACTCGTTCAGGCCTCCCTCGG GAGACAAGTCCAGGTCCAGTTCATCCTTGAAATCAAGGAAAGGGGCCTCAGTTAATGAAAAGCAAGAGATGTCAAGTAGTGGATCAGGGTGCATTGCTGCTCAGACATTTACATTCCAGGAGCTGGCTACAGCAACAAAGAACTTTAGGGCTGATTGCCTTTTAGGCGAGGGAGGATTCGGTCGAGTTTATAAGGGCAGGTTGGAAATTAGCAATCAG ATTGTGGCAATAAAGCAACTTAATCGTAATGGCATGCAAGGAAACAGGGAATTTCTTGTTGAAGTTCTTATGTTGGGCCTACTCCATCACCCAAACCTTGTTAATCTGATTGGTTATTGTGCCGAAGGAGATCAAAGGCTTTTGGTCTATGAGTATATGCCTTTGGGATCCCTGGAAGATCATCTTCATG CAGACCTATCTCCAGATAAGAAGTGGCTTGATTGGAATACGCGAATGAAAATAGCAGCTGGTGCAGCAAAAGGATTAGAGTATTTACATGACAAAGCCAACCCTCCCGTTATATATCGTGATTTCAAATGCCCCAACATTTTACTTGATGAGGGTTATCATCCCAAGTTGTCAGATTTTGGCTTGGCAAAACTTGGTCCTGTTGGTGATGACACTCATGTATCAACTAGGGTGATGGGTACATATGGATATTGTGCACCTGAATATGCAATGACAGGGCAGCTGACACTAAAATCAGACATTTATAGCTTCGGAGTTGTTCTTTTAGAGCTTATTACTGGAAGAAAGGCCATTGACAATTCCAGAACTGCTGCAGAGCACAATCTTGTTGCATGG GCAAGACCATTGTTCAAAGACAGGAGAAAATTCGCACAGGTAGTCGATCCAGTGCTTCAAGGTCAGTATCCTCCAAGGGCTTTATTTCAGGCACTTGCTGTTGCTGCAATGTGTGTACAGGAGCAGCCTGCAATGCGGCCCCTCATAGCTGATGTTGTAACAGCTCTCACATACCTTGCTTCACAAACTTACAACCCTGAAAGCCAACTGAACCAGAATGCATCTCGTATATCTGCGCCCGGCACGCCTCCTCGAACAAGAAAAGCAAGCGAGAAGAAGGTAGGAGGATACTGA